The following proteins are encoded in a genomic region of Blastopirellula marina:
- the rpsH gene encoding 30S ribosomal protein S8 — protein MMMTDPIADMLTRIRNAVRVEHPHVEMPTSKVKRGLADVLKREGYIWDWVETDDYPVKQIRLELKYGPSGERVIQHIKRVSKPGRRIYSKSTDLRPILNGMGITVISTSNGVISDREARQKKIGGEVLCEVW, from the coding sequence ATCATGATGACCGACCCTATCGCCGACATGTTGACCCGCATTCGCAATGCGGTTCGCGTCGAGCACCCACACGTCGAAATGCCCACGTCCAAGGTAAAACGCGGCCTAGCCGACGTCTTGAAACGTGAAGGTTACATTTGGGACTGGGTGGAAACCGACGATTACCCAGTTAAACAGATCCGTTTGGAACTGAAGTACGGCCCCAGCGGGGAACGTGTTATTCAGCACATCAAACGCGTCAGTAAACCAGGCCGTCGTATTTACTCGAAGTCGACTGACCTTCGTCCGATCCTTAACGGAATGGGCATTACCGTGATCAGCACCTCGAACGGGGTGATCAGCGATCGCGAAGCTCGCCAAAAGAAGATCGG
- a CDS encoding type Z 30S ribosomal protein S14 produces the protein MASKSKIAKATREPKFSSRRERRCNMCGRPRAVYRKFGVCRICIRNLADRGLIPGLRKASW, from the coding sequence GTGGCAAGCAAGTCAAAAATCGCCAAGGCCACTCGCGAGCCGAAGTTTTCGTCTCGGCGTGAGCGTCGCTGCAATATGTGCGGACGGCCACGTGCCGTGTATCGGAAGTTCGGTGTCTGCCGTATCTGCATTCGCAACTTGGCGGATCGAGGGCTGATTCCAGGTTTACGCAAGGCGAGTTGGTAA